One Rhea pennata isolate bPtePen1 chromosome 3, bPtePen1.pri, whole genome shotgun sequence DNA segment encodes these proteins:
- the MSH5 gene encoding mutS protein homolog 5 encodes MSATSATSCLLPPLLVPEQEEDQEHSEAHMSVLWFAGQLAITYYDTEDCSVYFMPDTPDNEDLKLLQKVIGEVLPQCIVTSAKQDQNIAKFLTNLRDTADDKDTRKPEIVLFPNIDFGLEVSKQRILSRQFPFIPSHMTATEKILYLSSIIPFESPLMIRALGGLLKFLDRRRVGVELEESTVAVPILAFKRFVLSDIVNMDQDTYCVLQIFKSDIHPSVYKLSSGLKEGFSLYGILNRCRCKWGEKLLRLWLTRPTRNLTELNKRLDVIHFFLLAQNHEIVLTLQDCLKNIKNVPLILKRMTLSHTKVSDWQALYKTVYSAVCLRDTCRSLPSTIELFQTISHVFTDDLHYIASLISKVVDFEGSISENRFTVRPNVDPTIDEKKRKLMGLSDFLTEVARKELETLDSHIPSCCVIYIPLIGFLLSIPRLPTMVDKSDFEIEGLDFMFLSEDKLHYRSARTKELDSMLGDLHCEIRDQETLIMHQLQTKILEKSEVLNSVIEYTAHLDVLLALAVMARENAYCRPHFTHRHGFRIKDGRHPLMELCAKTFVSNPVNSGEDTGRIKIITGPNSSGKSIYLKQVGLIIFMALIGSYVPAAEAEIGAIDGIYTRIHSRESVSVGLSTFMIDLNQVAKAVNNATERSLVLIDEFGKGTNTMDGLSLLAAVLRYWISQGTQCPQVFVSTNFHSLMQLELLPDTPLLQYLTMETHQDGDELIFFYQVKQGISTISHAANIAALAGMPAKIIERGVEISELIRSGKAIERIDHPSKGDQMERCKSLVEKFLCLDLDDPCVDLEEFMRKEVLPSAASVL; translated from the coding sequence ATGAGTGCCACATCAGCCACCAGTTGTCTCTTGCCACCACTGCTTGTGCCTGAACAAGAAGAGGATCAAGAGCATTCTGAGGCACATATGTCTGTTTTGTGGTTTGCAGGGCAGCTTGCAATCACTTACTATGACACAGAAGATTGCTCGGTCTACTTCATGCCTGACACACCTGATAATGAAGATCTCAAACTACTGCAGAAAGTGATTGGGGAAGTTCTTCCTCAATGCATAGTGACTAGTGCAAAACAGGACCAGAACATTGCCAAATTCCTGACCAACCTAAGGGATACTGCTGATGATAAAGATACAAGAAAACCAGAAATTGTCCTGTTTCCTAATATAGATTTTGGCCTAGAAGTCAGCAAGCAGCGGATCTTATCTAGGCAATTTCCATTTATCCCATCTCACATGACCGCAACAGAGAAAATTCTCTACTTGTCCTCAATCATTCCTTTCGAGAGCCCACTCATGATACGAGCACTAGGAGGACTCCTGAAGTTCCTGGACAGAAGAAGGGTTGGAGTTGAGCTAGAAGAAAGCACTGTTGCAGTTCCCATTTTAGCCTTTAAAAGGTTTGTGCTGTCAGATATTGTGAATATGGACCAAGACACTTACTGTGTCCTGCAGATATTTAAAAGTGATATCCATCCTTCTGTGTACAAGTTGTCCAGTGGATTAAAAGAAGGATTCAGTTTATACGGGATTTTGAACCGTTGCAGGTGCAAGTGGGGAGAAAAACTGCTGAGGCTGTGGCTTACACGACCTACTCGGAACTTGACAGAGCTGAACAAACGGCTAGATGTTATCCACTTCTTTCTACTGGCTCAAAACCATGAAATAGTCCTCACGCTTCAAGATTGCCtcaagaatataaaaaatgtgCCTCTTATTCTAAAAAGAATGACCCTTTCCCACACAAAAGTTAGTGACTGGCAAGCACTCTATAAGACAGTGTACAGTGCAGTATGCCTCAGAGACACATGTCGTTCTCTACCCAGTACTATTGAACTTTTTCAGACTATTTCACATGTCTTCACTGATGATCTGCACTATATTGCTAGTCTAATCAGCAAAGTGGTGGACTTTGAAGGCAGCATCTCAGAGAACCGCTTCACTGTTAGACCAAATGTGGATCCCACTATTGATGAAAAGAAACGAAAGCTAATGGGACTGTCAGACTTCCTTACAGAAGTGGCCCGTAAAGAACTGGAGACCTTGGACAGTCATATTCCTTCCTGTTGTGTGATCTACATTCCACTGATTGGGTTTCTTCTCTCCATTCCACGGCTACCAACTATGGTGGACAAGAGTGATTTTGAAATTGAAGGCTTGGACTTCATGTTCTTGTCAGAAGACAAACTGCATTACAGAAGCGCCAGGACTAAGGAGCTAGACAGCATGCTGGGTGACTTGCACTGTGAGATAAGGGACCAGGAAACACTTATCATGCACCAGCTACAGACAAAGATCCTGGAGAAGTCTGAAGTGCTGAACAGTGTGATTGAGTACACAGCACACCTAGACGTGCTGCTAGCTTTGGCAGTGATGGCCCGGGAGAATGCCTACTGCCGGCCACATTTTACTCACCGTCATGGCTTCCGCATCAAGGATGGAAGGCATCCACTTATGGAACTATGTGCAAAGACTTTTGTGTCCAATCCTGTGAACAGCGGCGAGGATACTGGACGAATAAAGATCATCACAGGGCCCAATTCATCTGGAAAGAGTATCTACTTAAAGCAAGTAGGTCTTATAATATTCATGGCTCTAATTGGCAGTTATGTCCCTGCAGCAGAGGCTGAGATTGGAGCAATCGATGGGATTTACACCAGAATCCACAGTAGGGAATCAGTTTCGGTAGGACTCTCCACTTTCATGATTGATCTCAATCAGGTTGCCAAGGCAGTAAACAACGCTACAGAGAGGTCCTTGGTACTTATTGATGAGTTTGGCAAAGGGACCAACACAATGGATGGCCTCTCCCTTCTAGCTGCTGTACTGAGGTATTGGATCAGTCAAGGAACCCAGTGTCCACAGGTCTTTGTCTCTACTAATTTTCACAGTTTAATGCAGCTAGAACTCCTGCCTGACACACCTCTTCTGCAGTACTTGACCATGGAGACACACCAAGATGGAGATGAGTTGATTTTCTTCTATCAGGTCAAACAAGGCATATCCACTATTAGTCATGCTGCCAACATTGCTGCATTAGCTGGAATGCCAGCCAAAATTATTGAAAGAGGAGTGGAAATATCAGAACTGATTCGCAGTGGAAAAGCTATTGAACGTATTGATCATCCTTCAAAAGGGGACCAGATGGAAAGATGCAAGTCTCTTGTGGAAAAGTTTCTTTGCCTAGACCTTGATGATCCCTGTGTGGATTTAGAAGAGTTTATGCGCAAAGAGGTGCTGCCTTCTGCAGCCTCAGTTCTGTAA